One Novosphingobium sp. 9U genomic window, GGCTACTTCTCGGGCGATTGCATCGAGGGCGATGTCGCCGGCCATGCCCGGCAGGTGCTCGAAGACGGCGAACCGCGCCGGCTCCACTATGGCATGGGCAGTCCGTGGATCGACATTCGCCTGCGCTGCGGCGGCGCGCTGCACGTCCTGGTCGAGCGTATCCTGCCCGACAGTCCGCCAGCCCGGGCTCTGATCGCGCACGCTCGCGAGCGGACCGTGTGCCGCTGGCAGAGCGATGGGCGTGACCAGCAGGTACTGGTAGGTGACGGACCTCTGCTCGACATGAGCGACGAGCCGCTGACCATCCGCCGCCGCTATGATCCGCCACGCCGCCTTATCGTCACGGGCGGCGACCCCGGCGCGCTTGCGTTGGCGCGCCTCGGCCACGATGCAAGGTTCGAGACGATTCTCGTGCGCCCCCTCGGCCCGGAGGCCCCGCCGCCCTTCCCCGTGGCGCAGTACTTGCGCGAGCCTGTCGGCGAGGCGCTGGAGCGTCTTGGAGTGGACCGCTGGACGGCATACGTCGGCGCGACGCATGAGGACGAGCACGATCTGGGCGGGTGCCTTGCGGCGCTGCGGGGCGGTGCCGGCTATGTCGCGATGATCGGCGCGCGATCTCGGGCCGCGGCGCGCCTGGCCGCGCTCGAAGCCGCCGGAGCGACGCCTGAAGAGCTCGCGCGGCTGCAACTCTCACCTGGGGTTCCGGGGCTGGGCAAGGCGCCATGGGAAGTCGCGACCGGCATCCTCGCATCGGTCATGCAGGCGCTCAACCCGGCGCGCGAGCGGGCATGACGCGCGCGGCGCTGGTCCTCGCGGCGGGATCGGCTCGCCGCTTCGGCAGCGACAAGCTCTCGGCGCCGTTCCGAGGCGAGCCGCTGCTGTTCCAGGCCATCCGCGCGGCACGCGCGGCACCGGTCGACCGCGTGATCGTGGTCGCTCGTCCAGGCCTCGACTGCGGCACATGGCCCGGGGCACCGGCAACGGCGGTAGTCCGGGTGACAAGCGAAGCTTTGTCGGCATCACTCAAGGCAGGCCTTACCGCCGCCGGTGAGATCGAGACGCTGACCGTATTCCTAGGCGACATGCCGCTGGTTCCGCCCGATCTCGCCGCCAGCCTCGCCGCAATCCTGGACGACAGCTACGCCGCGATGCCGCGCCAGGGCGGCAAGCCGGGGCATCCTGTCGTGCTGAGCCGGCGAGCCCTTGCTGATATCCCAGGCCTGCAAGGCGACGCCGGCGCGGGCAAGCTGCTGCGGTCGCGCGACGATGTGGTCTTCCTAGACTGCGACGATGCTGGCATCCACGCCGACGTCGATCGGCCCGACGATCTGGAGCGCTTGGCAGTCAGCTCGTAGCGCGCAGCCGTTCCAGCCTTTCGCGCGCATCGTCCAGCAGCCTGGCCGCCTCGTCGATCAACCCGGCGTCCGCCGCCCCGTCACTCGCTTGCGATTGCGACAGGCCATGGAGGAACAGCTGCACGCCGAAGCGAGTCTGGCGGGTCACGGCCGCCATATCGAGATCGAGGCCCCATGCGGCGCTGTTGGCCGGGCCGGCAACGATGAGGTTGAGGAACGCATGCGCGGCCTCCATCGCCTGTCCCGGCTCCAGGTCCATGCGACGCGTGAACAGATCGGCGAGGTACGTCAGCGTCGGCTCGGTGCCGAGCCGCACGTTTTCGATGCTGATCTCGGGCATGCGCACCGACTCGGCATTGGTGAGCCGCATTAGCCGCAGGCCGGCGGGCTGAAGCACGTTGCCGACGAGCGCATCGCCGATGCGCACCAGGCTCTGCTCGAGGTCGGCCGCCTCGAGTGCGCGCAAATTCTCCACGGGGACCATCCACTCGTCGATCGCGCGCGAGAGTGCCGCCTTGAACAGGCGCGTCTTGTCCCCGTAGCGCGCGTACACGGTGCGCTTCGCCATGCCGGCAGCGGCCGTGATCGCATCGATGCTGGTGCCGTCGAACCCTTTTTCGAGGAACAGGTCCAGGGCCTTATCCAGCAGTTCCTCATTGCTCAGCGAGGGCCGGCCCGGGCGGCGCCGGACGGATAGATCGCCTGTCGCTTCTGCGTCCTGCAAAGCTGCCTAACCCCCATCCGATTGGTAACCCAAAGAAGCCTAACAGCCCGGTTCCCCTGCGGCAACGCCAGTATGAAACGACATAGGTGTGATTTGCGGGTGGAGGCATCTAGATTGTAAGTGACGTCGAGCTATGGAGGTGCTATTAAAACGACCAGGGTAACAATCGTGAGAGCACCATGAGCCGCTAAGACGGCCGCTCTCTCCAGCCTGGAGGAAGCCGATGACCCTCAGCTCAGTGCGGCTCACGCCGCGGATTGGGTCGGAACTGAAGATCACCAAGGCCGACCTGCTCGGCGGCAGCATGGCGACGGACATCAGAGCCCTTCTGGTCGCACGCGGCGCGGTGGTAATCCGCGATCTGCACCTCGACGACGAAGAGCTACGCACGGTCGCGCGATCGCTCGGAGATCTGCGCCTGGGCTCGGCCAAGCGGGCGAGTGACGGCAAGCTGCTGAACGAAGGCGATGGCGGCGTGCTGAAGGTCAGCCTCGATCCCAAGGTCAACCCGGACTACGCCCGGTTCCTGTTCGGCAACCACCTCTGGCACATGGATGGCACGTACGAGGCAGTGCCGCCGTTCGCGACGCTGTTCACACCGTTCCGCCTCTCGGTCGAGGGTGGCGACACCATGTTCGCCAGCACTTACGCGGCCTACGAGGATCTGCCCGCCGACGAGCAGCGGCAGCTCGACGGCCTGCGCGTGGTACACACGATGCAAGCGGCGCTGTTTCCCGCCAAGCGCGATTGCACGCCCGAGGAGTTCGCCGTCTGGTCGAGCTATCCGCAGCGGTCCCACCCGCTGGTGTGGCAGCACAAGTCGGGCCGCAAGTCGCTGGTGCTCAGCACCTCGGGCGCGTGGATCGAGGGGATGCATGCGGCGCAAAGTCACGATCTGCTGC contains:
- a CDS encoding XdhC family protein; this translates as MLPNAYPVEADVLLADADWPTFGWSDDVRPALAQAMAAGRPAALATLFEVGGSAPRGPGAQMLFVGNAATGYFSGDCIEGDVAGHARQVLEDGEPRRLHYGMGSPWIDIRLRCGGALHVLVERILPDSPPARALIAHARERTVCRWQSDGRDQQVLVGDGPLLDMSDEPLTIRRRYDPPRRLIVTGGDPGALALARLGHDARFETILVRPLGPEAPPPFPVAQYLREPVGEALERLGVDRWTAYVGATHEDEHDLGGCLAALRGGAGYVAMIGARSRAAARLAALEAAGATPEELARLQLSPGVPGLGKAPWEVATGILASVMQALNPARERA
- a CDS encoding TetR/AcrR family transcriptional regulator, whose product is MQDAEATGDLSVRRRPGRPSLSNEELLDKALDLFLEKGFDGTSIDAITAAAGMAKRTVYARYGDKTRLFKAALSRAIDEWMVPVENLRALEAADLEQSLVRIGDALVGNVLQPAGLRLMRLTNAESVRMPEISIENVRLGTEPTLTYLADLFTRRMDLEPGQAMEAAHAFLNLIVAGPANSAAWGLDLDMAAVTRQTRFGVQLFLHGLSQSQASDGAADAGLIDEAARLLDDARERLERLRATS
- a CDS encoding NTP transferase domain-containing protein — translated: MTRAALVLAAGSARRFGSDKLSAPFRGEPLLFQAIRAARAAPVDRVIVVARPGLDCGTWPGAPATAVVRVTSEALSASLKAGLTAAGEIETLTVFLGDMPLVPPDLAASLAAILDDSYAAMPRQGGKPGHPVVLSRRALADIPGLQGDAGAGKLLRSRDDVVFLDCDDAGIHADVDRPDDLERLAVSS
- a CDS encoding TauD/TfdA family dioxygenase, which codes for MTLSSVRLTPRIGSELKITKADLLGGSMATDIRALLVARGAVVIRDLHLDDEELRTVARSLGDLRLGSAKRASDGKLLNEGDGGVLKVSLDPKVNPDYARFLFGNHLWHMDGTYEAVPPFATLFTPFRLSVEGGDTMFASTYAAYEDLPADEQRQLDGLRVVHTMQAALFPAKRDCTPEEFAVWSSYPQRSHPLVWQHKSGRKSLVLSTSGAWIEGMHAAQSHDLLQRLMVHATQDKYTYRHQWRLGDLAIWDNTGVMHRAMPFEPGSQREFHRCTLNGEEAITAPKRELAEAS